From a region of the Nonlabens sp. Hel1_33_55 genome:
- a CDS encoding 3-hydroxyacyl-ACP dehydratase FabZ family protein encodes MLLSEKEKIVANLPYGDGFKFVDQLLELTDDHVIGIYRFRESEYFYKHHFADSPLTPGVILQECMAQIGLVCLGAYLIRDTNTNPRVVFTEAHVTFRGQVLPETTVIVTAKKEYFRFGKLKVVVQMLDENENKIAEGWMSGMMLNSIKLHEGDRV; translated from the coding sequence ATGCTACTTTCAGAAAAGGAAAAAATTGTTGCCAACTTACCATACGGCGATGGTTTCAAGTTTGTAGATCAACTCTTGGAACTCACTGATGATCATGTGATTGGTATATATCGCTTTCGCGAAAGCGAGTATTTCTACAAACATCATTTTGCAGATAGTCCACTAACGCCAGGTGTCATCCTGCAGGAATGCATGGCCCAAATAGGATTGGTTTGTTTGGGAGCCTATCTTATTAGGGATACCAATACAAATCCGCGAGTGGTTTTCACTGAGGCGCATGTCACGTTTAGAGGTCAGGTCTTGCCAGAAACTACGGTTATCGTTACCGCTAAAAAGGAATATTTTAGATTCGGGAAACTTAAAGTGGTCGTTCAAATGCTCGATGAGAACGAAAACAAAATTGCCGAAGGCTGGATGAGTGGGATGATGCTTAACAGTATTAAATTGCATGAAGGAGATAGGGTATAG